CAGTTTGAGTTTCCACCAACACATTTGTCCACGGTCGGCATCACAGATCGAAACAACAAAGTTAAAATGAAATCATGCAATACATTACATAATTTAAGAACATATAAGTTACATCTACATTTCCATTAGAGTTAATATATAGGCTGCATCTGCATTACCATAATAAGAGCTCATTGATGGTGTTGATCTTCATAAGTGTTTATCTTCATAAATGTTGATCTACCGTTCAACCgttctttttaaaaatattttatatttgctGGAACTGCAACCTAGCTTACATCCTCCAATAATAAAGCAAGTACTTACAAAGCGTTGGTATGGCACTTTCCACGGTTTTACCACTGGCTGATTTCCCAGATGCATTCAATGCATTCACTGATGAGGAAGGAAAAGCTGAGCGAACCAAAAGAAAGCCGGTAACTATAGACTAGTGGTAGGTTGCAGTAGGTTGTCAACTGGCGTGAGGATCACATGACTCGACCGTGTCATTCAAAAGGAGGGAACTACCAGAGATAGTATAGAAAGGAGACATTCGACGTAGAGAGACGCTAGAATTATTATTCGGTACTGCCTGTGTAAATTGGGGTAAACTCAGGGTTCTTCCCCGGTACATGCCGATGGGTGGCAGAAGCCTAGACAATTTCGATAAAATTAGAACTGTTTTATTGGCATCGGAAATTGCCAAAGCtggtgtaaaatgcaaaaacgGAAATACATGAAAAAGGAATATGATCTAACGGAGCACAATTCGCAGGGCCTAGGTACAGTGTTGCCAGATTTTATTGACACAACCCAAACACCCGCGGACCATATAGAAAACGCCCAAATGCTAtgttttatacactcacctaaaggattattaggaacactaatactgtgtttgactccctttcgctttcagaactgccttaattctacgtggcattgattcaacaaggtgctgaaagcattctttagaaatgttggcccatattgataggatagcatcttgcagtcgatggagatttgtgggacgcacatccagggcacgaagctcccgttccaccacatcccaaagatgctctattgggttgagatctggtgactgtgggggccatttcagtacagtgaactcattgtcatgttcaagaaactaatttgaaatgatttaagctttgtgacatggtgcattatcctgctggaagtagccatcagaggatgggtacatagtggtcataaagggatggacatggtcagaaacaatgctcaggtaggctgtggcatttaaacgatgcccaattggcactaaggggcctaaagtgtgccaagaaaacatcccccacaccattacaccgccaccaccagcctgcacagtggtaacaaggcatgatggatccatgttctcattctgtttacgccaaattctgactctaccatctgaatgtctcaacagaaatcgagactcatcagaccaggcaacattcttccagtcttcaactgtccaatgttggtgagctcgtgcaaattgtagcctcttgttcctatttgtagtggagatgagtggtacccggtggggtcttctgctgttgtagcccatccgcctcaagtttgtgcgtgttgtggcttcacaaatgctttgctgcatacctcggttgtaacgagtggttatttcagtcaaagttgctcttctatcagcttgaatcagttggcccattctcctctgacctctagcatcaacaaggcattttcgcccacaggactgccgcataccggatgtttttcccttttcacaccattctttgtaaaccctagaaatggttgtacgtgaaaatcccagtcactgagcagattgtgaaatactcagactgacccgtctggcaccaacaaccatgccacgctcaaaattgcttaaatcacctttcattCCCATtctggagttcaggagattgtcttgaccaggaccacacctctaaatgcattgaagcaactgccatgtgattggttgattagataattgcattaatgagaaattgaacaggtgttcctaataatcctttaggtgagtgtatatggtcAAACCCTATATGTAAATCAACATGCCTGACCCATTTTTTACACTGTCATTAAACATTTCCGGGAAACCACCCAACTGGCAAATTAAACATGCATTCTGGGATTCTTGGTCACTTGTGAGCCAAAACGTGCCCCCAAAAATGATTTATTATGTGTGTGCGATATGTTGCCCGCAAATAAACAACATAGCCTACAAATCTATctcaaaatgggaggtttaaaataagtattttgctATTTGTAAAATGCCCAAACTGCACATTTAGGAAATATAAAAAGGATGGTTATGTTCACAATTTTGTTTATGCTCAGCGGTTTGCCCTTTTATGGCAACAGATTGCACATATGGCTGCTGTGATTGATTACCACAGAGTTTAAAGATTTGTCTTAACAATGTGTTCACATCATTTGTGAGTCTGTATGATCTGTTGGAAACATGTCTCTAATGTGGTCATGTATTTGTCATCAGATTAGAAAGTGTAGCTCAGTTTCCCCCTCGATTTTGGGCATTGTGCACATAGCTAATGCATTTGGTAACAAACAAAAGAGAAGACATTCAGCTACAGTACATGAAATGGAGAGTGAAATTATAATCCACATGGttaaatacagctccagaaaaaattaatagaccactgaaaatgtacagtttctctagtaaaattaacagtactgacaacattactcccaaattccaaataaaaatattgtcatttagagtaattaatagaaaataacaactaataaaaataaccaaaaaaatatgcattgttttcagacctcaaataatgcaaagaaaacaaattcatatgtatgcatgtatatcattttccaacaataaaatactaatgttttaacttaggaagagttcagaaatcaatatttggtggaataaccctgatttttaatcatgctctccaccagtctgtcacattgctgttgggtgactttatgccactcctggcacaaaaattcaagtagctccgCTTTGTTttatggcttgtgaccatccatcttcctcttgatcaaattccagaggttttcaatggggttcaggtctagagattgggctggccatgacagggtcttgatctggtggtcctccatccacaccttgactGACCTGGccgtgtggcatggagcattgtcctgctggaaaaaaactattctcagagttggtgaacattgtcagagcagaaggaaacaGGTgctcttccaggataaccttgtacttggcttgatttaTGCATCCTTCCCAAAGACAATAAAGGACTTTATTCTatctttgcacaacttcagccctgcccctaggagcctgtttcaaaccatcctcgccatgcacttcacccctgctgctgtttgccattctttttgtaggtcactttaagtcatcctatggttgttgagtgacattctaatgagttgacggtcatctcggtcagggGACAGTTGTTTTCTCACTCTGTCAGTctgctttgttgtccccaatgtctattgtttgaccttgttcttatgaacccaccgtctttgacattttcaggatagAAGCAACCTGAAGCTCACTgaatccctctgccagtaaagccagaattgaacccttatTTTCCTCTCTCAAACTTTTCTTTTAAGCTATTCTTTCatactgaatagtttttttaaaatTCCAATTACacttgaggtactacttgcactgtttttttcATCCAggtggtcctattgcaagaggatagtgatgaacATAGCAGGGTTTTTATacttcctcgttaaattagatttggttcaggtaatcacctaatcagtacctcgttaagtaaaatgaggtgtgcctgtgttgggaTTTAGCAGTCACTGGAACGGAATGACTGACATACATGtgggagatgctgatttaagaaaaattaggagtggtctgtATATGTCTGAATAACAATTTTGTTCTCCCAAGGACATTAGTAACAGATTCTTTCATTTTTCCAAATAACTATATATTTCTAATGCAAAGGCGgttattacaattattaaatgaaaaaacaattacacagaCCAATTGttaatttttaaaaacaattacacagaCCATCTCTCATTAAAGATCTCCTCAGACAGATGTATCTCATTGGGAATTTAAGTTACAAAACAATATTCCTCCCTATTTACAGTGGTGTAAACAATAAAGTATAAATACTGTGTTACTGTACTTAAGCAACTGTTACTTTTATTCCACTCGAATTTcacaagaaaatgtattattttacattaacagATTTTGTCACTGGCATCCCCTGTTACCTTTTGCATTTGAAACAAATCAGTCCAAAAATGGCATACTAAAGTTGCAATCATCATGAACTTTGTATTGCATAAGCGTGCTGGGATCTCTACTGCGGATGCCATGGTGGCACTTGCAGCTAATGAAGAATTTTGTAATGCATACAGAGGACCACCACCTTTCAAGCTCAGCAAGTCTAAATGACCATCcatggaaacatttaaaatgtttgggcCAAAAGAGTAATCTTAATGCATAAAATGACTCTTTTGGTCAAAAGGTTTGTAAAACTGCTAACTTTTAAACACACCCCTTCCAATCTCAAAATCAAAGTTATTTTATTGTTCCCTGTTCGTTCAATAAAATAGTTTGAAACTGGAAAATGCACAACATCCCGCATGAAACATCCCTTGCATGGACACTGCAATACACTCTGGGGATATAACTACAGTCCTCAAAAAAATGGGTAACACTTTTTTTAACAGTAGCCAGAAGTACAATGGAAATAGTTTTTAAACATGTGATACGATTAGTGAGTGGTTAGTTGGCAGAAATGCACACAGAACTACAAATAGTAAAGGAAAAAAGGGGGGAGGGTTGCAGCAGTATTTGCAAGGGGACCCGTAACTGTTGAAAAGCTGGAAACGAATGGGGATAGAGTCGCACGCAAGCTCTCTTAGTGTGATGTCACACACCACCTTGTGTATGGAGGATATGTTCACACAGCCCTGTTCCCAAAAGACTCAGCGGACCAGTATCAAGGCACCAAGGAGCAAATGTCCCTTCGCCACCACATGTGCTTCAGtgataaataaatgtgactATGAAAAGTTGAAGCATTTGACagtaatattttttcatttatgtAATCTCCTGTATGACATTATTCTGATCATTTATTAAAATAGGCCTCTGACCACCAAGGAGTAGGAGAATGCTAAATATCTGAGAAAGTTGCTCATCTTTGAAGATGTCTCTAAACTATACTCTAACTTCAACAAAGTTCTTCAACTAGAAAATATTTaagacaaaatgtatttacgAAAGTTTTCCAGTTTACttaaaataaatggttttaaCTGGTAAACTAGTGTGCTGATCCTGCCGGACCGTGGAGTCATTTTTTACAACAAACCATTATTCACCTCTATCCCAGCAGAGGTGGAACTATTTTCCCTTGCCACCACACGATGAATGTCATCGGTAGCTTGCAAATGTTAAGGGGTTGTTTATAAAgttaaaatgagaaaaagtCAGACCTGTAAACATAAGAAGTATCAGTTAAGTTGAAAATTAGATTTTTAcagcaaaaatgaaaatgttattttgaggaatacaacatcgaTAGGTTCCAGTCTTTCTTGACCACTAGTTTGAGTTCGTTTTCACTCGTTGCAATGCAGCACTTGTAGCAAGGGAtgcacagtttcaattcatgaattcgGATgatgaataatggcttgttgtgaaaaattgCTCCAGGTCTATCCttttaactatccctttaaccaCAGCTAGCAGCATTTTGAAAGCAGAACTGACAGATCACGTTACGCTACAAAGAGGGCCATATCCTTCAGATTTTCTTCTCTGCTCAGAGGCCCTTAAAGAAAATATACCCTATACTACAGCTATTATTAGCAGTTATTCAATAGAACAATAGGCCATTAAGGTACATACTCTGTCTCCCAGtcatgtatgtactgtatgcgGGTGAATTGTCAAACAATATACAAACACAGAACAGGTcagcaaacaaaatattattactTATTGAATTGGTTTTGCATGTAATTTGCTTATAGTTTTTCCTAGATTAGTCAGTCACAATTTAGCCTTGATAACTTGTGCTTTTGTTCCTCTCGaacttagtttttttttaacagaatatATTCTTAAAGAATTTAATTAATATAATGCATTTGCACAGATCAGCGGCAAATTGAACCTCACGGACAAACTGGTTGATTTAGTTTAGAGAATTCGCGTAGGGCACGTTCGTTTTATGGCCCGGTGCGTTGGTTGAGTTGGCATCCTCCCGGATGGACCTACCAATGCGAGACAGACGTATCAAGTGTTCCACCAATCACACAGGGTTAATATGGGCTTCCTTTTTATCATCTGGCCAATGAGATGACTGCAAGGTGGGTCCACTGTCACTTTCTGCACGTGAAGCCTGGAGGGTTCCAGAAAGCGGTCTCTGTTAGCCTAGCATCGTCCTGTAGAGTCAGTTCTACTGTTTGTGGATTAATATATTTGACTAATGTGTACATCATGTCTGCTATAAAGGCATTAAACCCGAAAGCTGAGGTAGCCCGTGCTCAGGCTGCTCTTGCAGTAAATATCAGTGCGGCTCGTGGGCTCCAGGATGTGCTCAAAAGCAATTTGGGACCAAAAggaacaatgaaaatgtgagtGTATTGGTAATGCTAGCAGTTAGCATGCTAATGTTGCTAACTGagtgtttgtattgtattagCCGGTTTATCAACTATGGTAAAGCTATGCGCGATGTTTCTTTTAGCAGGGAAACCGTAGACAGTAGCTAGTTTTTAGTGAAATCTGGTAACTTAATAATAGCGTATTAGCCAGAGTGGGCTTTCTAGCCAACCTCAGAATGCTTAGCTAGGCACAGTATATGATTTAGCTAACGGGCATATATACAGTAATAGGGAGTGGTTTTGGGACTGGCTTATAGAGCCAATTAATAGTTTTGGGATAATAAGTAGGCACATTAGGCCAAAATTACAGAGGACTGTAACACTTGGCTTTGATCCTTAAAAGGAGGGTTCAGACCAGGTGAGTATAGTAACGTATAAACtaaaaaacaagtgttttgGCCCTCCAATATATCCGCATTACCTCCACCCCGCAGAGGGGCTACACAAAGCGCGATCTCATTGGCAACAGTTTTCTGAAGCAATAAGCAAAACTTTAAAGCAATATTATCCATCCTctgtgtatactgtgtgtgtttataccaTCAAGAAACTGCCACATTTCACACacctgtgagagacagaatgtttttgttctacCTAAAGCAGGTTTGGGTGTATTTAGGGAGAGCATTGGAACACATGCTTAGGCTGTGACAGgacagaaattatattttaaaatccgTTCATATTAAGGTCAATTTTTTGGGGACGTACTGTGGCTAGCTATCCGTAAATGCAGGGATTTTTTTATATCATGATAGAAAGCTGACTGTCTAGATTACAGACAGTCACCTGCTAGTATCACAGCATTATGGTCTGACCGGCCAATGTATCAGCTTCTAGAGTAACTGTTTCACCATTCATAGTCTTACTAAGCCTGAATGCATCTAACTAGTCATGTAATggatttgtaaaatgttgctaAGCCTCTTACAAatgttgtgtgtttgcttgCAGGCTTGTATCAGGGGCGGGTGACATAAAGCTGACCAAAGACGGTAATGTTTTGTTGCATGAAATGGTAAGAAAAAATTGTATGGCTCCAATAAGTTTGATGTGCAGTGAATAACCATGTGGGTTGTTGttgaaataatttatattgAAATTACTGTAAATTATTTATGATGTTGCCCATTCATTGCCTTACATTCATATCCATAACAGCAATTATAGAGTGCTATTGGAAGTGTGGTGCCGGTTTCTCACAGCAACTTTGAGCATTTAATGTTTGGTCATCAACGTTCACTTTTTTCCACAGGTTTCAAAATTCAACATTCTCATGACCTGAATGAAATGTTAAAGGTCTTGAACGTGAAAGGCTGTTATGTGTTAGTGTTTCGTCAATATTGTTTCTGGGAGAAActttaaataagaaaatgtatttcgtaataataagaaacatttgaaacttaaACTCTACATCTCAACACACCAACAACTCTAGAAACATCTTAAATAGGATAAGCGTACCTATTAGCCCAACAAAAGGTTTTCTAATTTCTAATGTTTACTGCATGTTTTTTCAAAGCAAACTGGACATAAAATTTAAGATTAATCTCCCATTTGAAGTTTTATGAATTTTCttgctacatttttttttcatgtcgGGTAATATTTGATAGAATATGTGAGTAATTTGGACTGGGCTTAATGGATTtcaatttccaaaatgttgtgttaaaatgtgtattttatggtttactaattagtcaattattaatttgcattcattaattagctacattttgaaatacctgaattactgcaatcaatacattttaatgtttaccaatatattttaaaaattaaTAGAAATGAACAAATTTAGCTGTGTTTATAGAAATATGGAACTTGTCACTTTTTACTTAAGGCATGATCCATCAGAGGCATAATGAATGCTTAGCTAACAGAGGTTTGATTATAGTCAAGCAACACAAGTAGCCCCCCAGATCAGTAGTGCTAACGTTCATTAATACATAACTAAACCATGTATTTCAGATGAACGATTTCTGTCTTAAAGAGCATGGGACACTATTTTTACATAAGGTggactttattcaaataattgtGACCAAAAAGAAATGGCATGCACCGTAGCTTATTTGTTTCTTTGCGAAAGGGGCGAACACTTGTGCAATAAAGGCAATTCAGTTGTCTATAATATTATGTAACAGTCTGTGTAGATCAGTGACAGAAAATTCAGATAAAATCAATTTTAGTTCCATAACACTACAAAATGTGCAAAGTCCTTGGGGCTTAATCGTTTTATGCagtcatttgcatttttttaaagtagATTTTAGAATAAAACTTTGTCACCAATTTGATAAATATAATTGGTGCCAGATTTATTAGGCAAACATACAACTTGCAAGTAATTTGCAGTCCctgtgcctctctctgtctgtttaccACTGCCACATTTAGAGGATCTGTGATCAGTAGAATGTTCTCATGATGAGTTTGTTGCTCCATTTCCTTACACTCTGGCCTTGACACTGTCTTGTTCTCCATCAGCAAATCCAGCATCCAACAGCATCCTTAATTGCCAAAGTGGCCACGGCCCAGGATGACATCACAGGTGACGGCACAACATCCAATGTTCTTATCATTGGGGAACTTTTGAAACAAGCAGACCTCTATGTTTCTGAGGTGAGATTTATTTTTAGGAAACCCAGCCATATGTCATTAAACAACCATTTTCTACTATTTTGATAAATAATTTCACGAGCGACTTAAGTGTGAGcctaaatgtattgtatttttgtgtgtacaGTCAGTGCCACTAAAGTTGCAGAATCTATATCCCCAGTATTccagttaaatgtatttttgtgggTTTCTTTTGTTTGTGACGTTCTGAAAAAGGGTCTCCACCCACGGATAATAGCCGAAGGTTTTGAGGCCGCCAAGGAGAAGGCTCTGGAAGtgctggaggagctgaaggtgACACGAGTGATGGATAGAGAGACCCTAATCCACGTGGCCCGCACCTCCCTTAGAACAAAGGTCCACTCGGAGCTGGCTGATCTCCTCACAGAGGTAAGAGGGTGTGTGAGAGTGCTGGTTGGAAAAAGGGACTGCCCTGTTTCATGAtttctacaataaaaaaattataaaagaaaACAGCTGTTCTATGTTGGAATGGTGTAGGCCTACAAGTGAATGAGGATGTAGATAAGTTGTCTTCTTgaattttaattgtattactttatttGGTCATCAAGTGGTCATCAAGCGCGTTCAGATCAAATCTTTGAGCATTTACTTGAGTCTGGCTTGTGTGGCCTTTTTTACATGGGTTCCTTTCCAACCGACAAGCTCAGTGACGCACAAAATACCGTAAGAATTTTTTAATGTATGACCACCACATCTAATAACTTCACCCTCCTCGCTTTGTGGATATCTGGCAGGCTGTGGTGGATGCTGTGCTGGCTATCCACAGACCCAATGAGCCTATTGACTTGTTCATGGTGGAGATCATGGAGATGAAGCACAAGACTGACAGCGACACACAGTGAGTTtacatccctgtctctctcgctgttTTACGTGTAACTGATCTGAAgtacactcaaacacatacagactCATTCATTCACATGTCCAACATTGTGACTTGTGTCCCCACTCTAGGCTGATCCGAGGCCTGGTGTTGGACCACGGCGCCCGACACCCCGACATGAAGAAACGGGTGGAGGATGCCTTCGTGCTCACGTGCAACGCCTCTTTGGAATATGAGAAAACGTCAGTATAATGGTAGCATCGCTAGCTGTGCCTTGTACTAGCTGGGATATATTTTCAGGCATGGATGGGTCAATTCTGGGTTACTCTGTCCTTAGTATTATGTGTATTTCACATCTTTACTAAGAGTGAGTGCCTTTACTGGGCTCCGCCTACTATGTGAGAGTTGAGGGAAAACATGCACTATAGTTTAGTTCATTTTAGAGACAAGGGAAACAAAAATGGGTGGTGGATAAGAGATTTGGTAATTACAAATGATGAAAGACCTGCATTTTGGAGCGCTTGCACTGTGACTATCTGTTGTATGACGAGCACACCTGAGATCAGTTCACATTACTCTTGCTTTGCTTTCAGCGAGGTGAACTCCGGCTTCTTCTACAAGAGTGCTGTCGAGAGGGAGAAGCTGGTGGCTGCTGAGAGAAAGTTTATTGAGGAACGTGTGAAGAAGATCATTGAGCTCAAGAATGCTGTGTGTTCTAACAACAACAAAGGCTTTGTTGTTCTCAATCAGAAGGTATTACTCGAAAGTTGTTTTCCCTTAGTGAGGAAATGATGTTGGAAATTTAACTGTGAACTGTCCGCAGTGTTTTCAAAGGAAACCTTTTAGATACGTGGATCTATAGCTCACCTGACTTTTGTTCTCTGCTACAATGAAATATGGCCCATAACCTCTGAATTAGGGGAGCTGCATTCCTGTCCACATGTATTTGGCAGAAAAGTACTGTCTGTGCGGCAGGTTGAGGCTGTATCGATTTGAAGCATACGTTCAATAAATTCAACTCCTCCTGATAGGGTATAGACCCATACTCCTTGGATGCTCTGGCCAAAGAGGGGATTGTTGCTTTGCGGAGAACCAAGAGGAGGAACATGGAAAGGTGAGAAAAAGCTTAAACAGTGCATTTTGCTTCAATTCTGTTTACTCCTGTCAGCGATGAAGGCATACGTTAAAGTCATACACTGCTGTATGTGACAGCCGACCTTACCCTTCTTTTTAGCCTGACCGTTAAAACTAGGTCGATCTGACAGTGGTGTTGTGAACACAATGTCGTGTGTGTTTGAGTCTTGCTCAGCCTTCACCCAACTGCATTTCCCCCAGACTCACCTTGGCCTGTGGAGGCATTGCCATGAACTCTTTCGATGACCTCACTCCAGAATGCCTGGGTCATGCAGGTCTGGTCTACGAACACACACTGGTGAGTAAAAGGTCGGTTCTGTTTCCCCAACAGTTGCTCCAGAATTGTCCCTGTTCTGTATGTCATTGGCCACGTTCACCCGGCTGAGTGAGGGGTGGAAAAAAGCTCCAGCTTACTGTGGGCCATCTTTACCTACAGGGTGAGGAGAAGTACACGTTCATTGAGGATTGTGGCAACCCACGGTCAGTGACCCTGCTGGTGAAGGGACCCAACAAACACACCCTGACCCAGATCAAAGATGCAGTCAGGGATGGGCTCAGGGCCGTCAAGAACGCCATTGAGGATGGTACGTAATGTCGCAATAGAAGTTCAAACCCAGCTCGTCTGGTACTAAATGCAGgattaaataaatcaaaacgTTCAATCCAGCTCTGTTATGGTATACCAACAGATTATAGATTTGGAAGTGGAGTTTAATCAAGATGTGACGGATTCtgtaaaaattattaaataaatgtatacacttGGTTAGCAGATGCAGTCATACGCCATGCAAAACCGCtcacagtcacaacaacaatCAGTGTATTTCACTAGATAGTGGGAGTGAATACAAGTAACTATTTTTAGTGCATGCACAAAAGAATAACTGTTCAGGAACAGCACATCGTAATGGCAACAAAATTAAAAGGTTTTTCCCCATGTTTAAATTAGACTTTGAGTTGCTTTATTTGGActcattacaatgttttttttctcaatgtgTGCTCGCCTTTCTTCGACTGCTGTTCAGAGACTGACCTGTGTGTT
The sequence above is a segment of the Esox lucius isolate fEsoLuc1 chromosome 1, fEsoLuc1.pri, whole genome shotgun sequence genome. Coding sequences within it:
- the LOC105030393 gene encoding T-complex protein 1 subunit zeta; translated protein: MSAIKALNPKAEVARAQAALAVNISAARGLQDVLKSNLGPKGTMKMLVSGAGDIKLTKDGNVLLHEMQIQHPTASLIAKVATAQDDITGDGTTSNVLIIGELLKQADLYVSEGLHPRIIAEGFEAAKEKALEVLEELKVTRVMDRETLIHVARTSLRTKVHSELADLLTEAVVDAVLAIHRPNEPIDLFMVEIMEMKHKTDSDTQLIRGLVLDHGARHPDMKKRVEDAFVLTCNASLEYEKTEVNSGFFYKSAVEREKLVAAERKFIEERVKKIIELKNAVCSNNNKGFVVLNQKGIDPYSLDALAKEGIVALRRTKRRNMERLTLACGGIAMNSFDDLTPECLGHAGLVYEHTLGEEKYTFIEDCGNPRSVTLLVKGPNKHTLTQIKDAVRDGLRAVKNAIEDGCVVSGAGAFEVAVHDALIKHKPSVKGRAQLGVQAFADALLVIPKVLAQNSGYDPQETLVKLQTEYKESGQLVGVDLSSGEPMVASEAGVWDNYSVKKQLLHSCTVIASNILLVDEIMRAGMSSLKG